Proteins encoded together in one bacterium window:
- a CDS encoding response regulator, producing MPALVLLIDDDPEVRKVLRLGLQPLYRVVEATDGSDGWKKVNEHHPAVIIMDLGMPGMNGLDLTEKIKNEEQLRDIPIIILTGATANEELPGGFWKMGTDAEGFLQKPIDITKLCAEIDRVLKEKHNYRPLPPGKGTYD from the coding sequence ATGCCCGCACTCGTTCTTCTCATCGACGACGATCCGGAAGTCCGCAAGGTCCTCCGCCTCGGCCTCCAGCCGCTCTACCGCGTGGTCGAAGCCACCGATGGCAGTGATGGGTGGAAGAAGGTCAACGAGCACCATCCCGCCGTCATCATCATGGACCTCGGCATGCCGGGCATGAATGGCCTCGATCTGACCGAGAAAATCAAGAACGAGGAACAACTCCGCGACATCCCCATCATCATCCTGACCGGCGCAACGGCGAACGAAGAGCTCCCCGGCGGATTCTGGAAAATGGGGACGGACGCCGAAGGCTTCCTCCAGAAACCCATTGATATCACAAAGCTCTGCGCCGAGATCGATCGGGTCCTGAAGGAAAAACACAACTACCGCCCGCTGCCACCCGGCAAGGGCACCTACGACTGA
- a CDS encoding carbohydrate ABC transporter permease, whose protein sequence is MNAPAAAPRQKNVDFGHIANRVALYAVLILFSVLFIFPFLWMLTTSFKELTQAMQIPPQWIPSPFRWQNYIEATQKIPFWKYAMNTLYLCVLCVGGTVVSCALAAYGFSRVNWRGRDPIFAASLATMMIPFPVLMVPMYSIFRSLGWVGTFMPLWVPAFFGSAYNIFLLRQFFMTIPKDLTEAAEIDGCGPFRTFVLIVAPLAKPAITVVALFTFMMVWNDFMGPLIYLTDQNQFTLALGLQHFQSKHGGTDMNLLMAASTLVVMPIVVLFFFTQRTFIEGIAMTGLKG, encoded by the coding sequence ATGAATGCGCCCGCCGCCGCGCCACGCCAGAAGAACGTTGATTTTGGGCACATCGCTAATCGCGTTGCCCTTTACGCCGTGCTCATCCTCTTCTCGGTTCTCTTCATCTTTCCATTCCTGTGGATGCTGACCACGTCCTTCAAGGAACTCACTCAGGCCATGCAGATCCCGCCGCAATGGATCCCAAGTCCATTCCGCTGGCAGAACTACATCGAAGCCACCCAGAAGATCCCCTTCTGGAAATACGCCATGAATACGCTGTACCTTTGCGTGCTCTGTGTCGGCGGCACAGTTGTCAGTTGCGCGCTCGCGGCGTATGGGTTCTCGCGTGTGAACTGGCGCGGACGCGATCCCATCTTCGCCGCCAGCCTCGCAACCATGATGATTCCCTTCCCCGTCCTCATGGTTCCCATGTACTCCATCTTCCGCTCGCTTGGCTGGGTCGGAACATTCATGCCCCTCTGGGTGCCCGCCTTCTTCGGTTCGGCCTACAACATCTTTCTGCTGCGCCAGTTCTTCATGACGATCCCGAAGGACCTGACCGAAGCCGCCGAAATCGATGGCTGCGGACCGTTCAGAACATTTGTCCTGATCGTTGCACCACTCGCAAAACCCGCCATCACCGTCGTTGCACTCTTCACCTTCATGATGGTGTGGAACGACTTCATGGGCCCGTTGATTTACCTCACGGACCAGAACCAGTTCACGCTCGCACTTGGCCTGCAACACTTCCAAAGCAAACACGGCGGCACCGATATGAACCTGCTAATGGCCGCCTCAACCCTCGTGGTTATGCCGATTGTCGTGCTCTTCTTCTTCACACAGCGCACGTTCATCGAAGGCATCGCCATGACGGGATTGAAAGGTTAA
- a CDS encoding sugar ABC transporter permease — translation MTQRERNSLITGLLFIAPWLIGLSCFILLPSGMALYYSFCDYSVLKDPIFIGVGNYRDLSTDPVFWQSLWNTVFFALLALPLGTVLSIGLALLLNAKVIGRSVFRTIFFLPSLVPLVALAILWQWMFNGRFGVINYALSLAHINGPDWLGDTSWSKPALVLTGLWGVGNAVVIYLAGLQDVPKALYEAATLDGANWWQKTANVTLPMISPVIYFNVIMGCIGVLQVFAVPYVMTGGGPARSTLFYTMYLFDHAFKYLNMGYACAMALILFLMIAVLTTVAHFVSRRYLYYAGT, via the coding sequence ATGACCCAACGCGAACGAAACAGCCTCATCACCGGTCTTCTGTTTATTGCGCCATGGCTGATCGGCCTCTCCTGCTTCATTCTCCTGCCGTCCGGCATGGCGCTCTACTACAGCTTCTGCGATTACTCCGTGCTCAAGGACCCGATCTTCATCGGCGTCGGAAACTACCGCGACCTCTCCACCGATCCGGTCTTCTGGCAATCGTTGTGGAACACGGTTTTCTTCGCCCTCCTCGCGCTCCCGCTCGGCACGGTTCTCTCCATCGGACTGGCCCTGCTGCTGAACGCAAAGGTCATCGGCCGCTCCGTCTTCCGTACCATCTTCTTCCTGCCGTCGCTCGTCCCGCTTGTCGCGCTCGCGATCCTCTGGCAGTGGATGTTCAACGGCCGATTCGGCGTCATCAACTACGCGCTTTCCCTCGCACACATTAACGGACCCGATTGGCTCGGCGATACTTCCTGGTCGAAACCCGCGCTTGTCCTCACCGGTCTTTGGGGAGTCGGCAACGCGGTCGTCATCTACCTCGCCGGCTTGCAGGACGTTCCCAAAGCCCTCTACGAAGCCGCAACGCTCGACGGCGCCAACTGGTGGCAAAAAACCGCCAACGTCACGCTGCCGATGATCTCGCCGGTCATTTACTTCAATGTCATCATGGGCTGCATCGGCGTCCTCCAGGTCTTCGCCGTCCCGTACGTCATGACCGGCGGAGGCCCCGCGCGCTCCACTCTCTTCTACACCATGTACCTCTTCGATCACGCATTCAAATACCTCAACATGGGCTACGCCTGCGCCATGGCATTGATTCTCTTCCTCATGATCGCGGTGCTCACCACGGTCGCACATTTCGTCTCAAGAAGGTACCTCTACTATGCCGGAACCTGA